From Scomber scombrus chromosome 13, fScoSco1.1, whole genome shotgun sequence, a single genomic window includes:
- the tmem177 gene encoding transmembrane protein 177, with the protein MASRFLKFSVLLQKYRTPVLIASCGGVFAANMFYHVFPDMSYRQLYQAWYKGEQVTLSEKLEDVFQQVLKDYGVSSTKSFSAFASFGFHPVGAGVPWLPAGAQIGIPANFNSTVDDPSGITNRTIFINGKTVEWDSDTGAALKDALLFSPEAKKFSIAREVARLQSGGPIISGAVAPACLGGVWVYSVVLKQVFGIHTGPPLLRGAVNALALGLGAVSYLLISDSVGQWIDYNSDRCAAGLSREYAKGGLEFYDKILSRNKTLRALMGQKGEEMYAPSGNLFPAHLLQMKHTPYTSRREWVLTILKEDKV; encoded by the exons atggcgTCTCGCTTCCTCAAGTTTTCCGTGCTTCTGCAGAAGTATCGGACTCCAGTGCTCATTGCAAGCTGCGGCGGGGTTTTTGCAGCCAACATGTTCTACCATGTTTTCCCTGACATGTCCTACCGGCAGCTCTATCAGGCTTGGTACAAAGGAGAGCAAGTCACGCTGTCGGAAAAGTTAGAGGATGTTTTCCAGCAG GTGTTGAAGGACTATGGTGTCAGCTCAACCAAGAGTTTCTCTGCCTTTGCCTCTTTTGGGTTCCATCCAGTTGGTGCCGGTGTCCCGTGGCTTCCTGCGGGAGCCCAAATTGGCATCCCGGCTAACTTCAACAGCACGGTCGATGACCCGAGCGGCATCACAAACCGCACCATTTTCATCAACGGCAAAACAGTGGAGTGGGACAGCGATACTGGCGCTGCACTGAAGGATGCACTTCTGTTTTCTCCAGAGGCAAAGAAATTCTCCATAGCGCGAGAGGTTGCCCGCTTGCAGTCTGGTGGACCAATTATAAGTGGTGCAGTTGCCCCAGCCTGTCTAGGTGGGGTTTGGGTGTACAGCGTGGTGCTGAAACAGGTGTTTGGGATCCACACTGGGCCTCCGCTGCTCCGCGGGGCTGTGAACGCTCTGGCGTTGGGGCTCGGCGCCGTATCCTACCTCCTCATTTCGGATTCTGTCGGTCAGTGGATTGATTATAACTCAGACCGGTGTGCGGCTGGACTGTCACGCGAATATGCCAAGGGAGGTTTAGAGTTTTACGATAAGATTCTGTCCAGAAACAAGACGCTGCGCGCCCTCATGGGGCAGAAGGGAGAGGAGATGTATGCGCCCAGTGGGAACTTGTTTCCTGCTCACCTCCTTCAGATGAAACACACACCGTACACGTCCAGGAGGGAATGGGTCCTCACTATCTTGAAAGAGGATAAGGTTTAA